In a genomic window of Pseudomonas mohnii:
- a CDS encoding ATP-binding protein, whose product MKSSSLQKRLGIGLTLGMTLLWLGATVGTWLVVQHELNEAFDSALEETAQRILPLAVLEISNREEPRDAQHVAPLKTHKEYLTYLVRDGKGQILMQSHDANPDIFSKQPAEGFTTTEKYRLYGASALRETVYIEIAEPLGHRREAAREALFALLLPLLALIPISLLGIWLFVRISLRSVMAYRRAVEARGVGDLSPIKVARLPAEIDPLAEAVNHLLERFRKALEAERSFTANSAHELRTPLAATLAQIQRLRHEAPEGPMRARAAKIENSLRELARLSEKLMQLAKAEGGGLLSETPQDLIPLLAHVVDEWNHSSGGRVELRLPAQASVYAAIDPDAFGVLLRNLIENALKYGAADQPVEVSLSESALLRVINVGPAVPEPVLQRLTERFVRGNSEASGSGLGLAIARTIVEGVNARMVLVSPATGRSDGFEVCVWLPVVAPLEG is encoded by the coding sequence ATGAAGTCATCAAGCCTGCAGAAGCGCCTGGGCATCGGACTGACATTGGGCATGACCCTGCTCTGGCTGGGGGCGACGGTTGGCACCTGGCTGGTGGTGCAGCATGAGTTGAACGAGGCGTTCGACAGCGCGCTGGAAGAAACCGCGCAACGCATCCTGCCGTTGGCCGTGTTGGAAATCAGCAACCGTGAAGAGCCCCGCGATGCACAGCATGTCGCCCCGCTGAAAACCCACAAGGAATACCTGACGTACCTGGTCCGTGATGGCAAGGGGCAGATCCTGATGCAGTCCCACGACGCCAACCCGGACATCTTCAGCAAGCAACCGGCGGAAGGTTTCACGACGACGGAAAAATACCGTTTGTACGGGGCCAGTGCGTTGCGCGAGACGGTGTATATCGAGATCGCCGAACCCTTGGGCCATCGTCGTGAAGCGGCACGGGAAGCCTTGTTTGCCCTGTTGCTGCCGTTATTGGCACTGATCCCCATCAGCCTCTTGGGCATCTGGTTGTTTGTGCGCATCAGCCTGCGCAGTGTGATGGCCTATCGGCGGGCCGTGGAGGCTCGGGGTGTCGGCGATCTGTCGCCGATCAAGGTGGCGCGCCTGCCGGCGGAAATCGATCCGCTGGCCGAAGCGGTCAATCATTTGCTGGAGCGTTTTCGCAAGGCCCTGGAGGCCGAGCGCAGCTTTACCGCCAACAGTGCCCATGAACTGCGCACGCCACTGGCGGCGACGCTCGCGCAGATTCAGCGCTTGCGCCACGAAGCGCCAGAAGGCCCCATGCGGGCGCGGGCGGCGAAGATCGAAAACTCGTTGCGCGAATTGGCGCGGCTGTCGGAAAAACTCATGCAGCTGGCCAAGGCCGAGGGCGGCGGGCTGTTGTCTGAAACGCCGCAGGATCTGATTCCGCTGCTGGCCCATGTGGTCGATGAGTGGAACCACAGCAGCGGAGGCAGGGTCGAGTTGCGGCTTCCAGCACAGGCCAGCGTGTATGCGGCCATCGACCCGGATGCCTTCGGCGTCCTGTTGCGCAATTTGATCGAGAACGCACTGAAGTACGGCGCGGCCGATCAGCCGGTCGAAGTGAGTTTGTCCGAGTCGGCGCTGCTGCGGGTGATCAATGTTGGCCCGGCCGTGCCGGAACCGGTATTGCAGCGCTTGACCGAGCGATTTGTGCGGGGCAACAGCGAGGCCAGCGGTTCAGGGTTGGGGCTGGCGATTGCCAGGACCATTGTCGAAGGGGTCAACGCAAGAATGGTGCTGGTCTCGCCTGCGACGGGCCGGTCGGATGGTTTTGAAGTGTGCGTCTGGTTACCCGTGGTGGCACCGCTCGAAGGTTGA
- a CDS encoding response regulator transcription factor, which yields MRVLLVEDAPGLGDAVREQIADDGHAVDWVQRLEHARNSVRTTPYDLILLDLMLPDGRGLDFLRQQRAAGDVTPVIILTAQDQISDRIAGLNAGADDYLVKPFDLFELSARVAAVARRYSGNPNPQIKLGELQVDISARTVQRAGVTVDLTAREWALFEAFVQRPSALLSKSQLEERLYAFGAEIESNTIEVYISRLRKKLGRDLIETVRGMGYRLMSA from the coding sequence ATGCGGGTTTTATTGGTCGAGGATGCACCGGGGCTGGGGGATGCGGTGCGCGAGCAGATCGCCGACGATGGCCATGCCGTGGATTGGGTGCAGCGCCTTGAGCACGCGCGCAACAGTGTGCGCACCACGCCTTATGACTTGATCCTGCTGGACCTGATGCTGCCCGACGGCCGTGGGCTGGATTTTTTGCGCCAGCAGCGCGCGGCCGGGGATGTGACCCCCGTGATCATCCTGACCGCCCAGGATCAGATCTCCGACCGCATCGCCGGTCTCAATGCCGGGGCCGATGACTATCTGGTCAAGCCGTTCGACCTGTTCGAGCTGTCTGCCCGCGTGGCGGCGGTGGCCCGGCGCTACAGCGGCAACCCCAACCCGCAAATCAAACTGGGCGAGCTGCAGGTCGACATCAGTGCGCGCACGGTGCAGCGAGCAGGCGTGACCGTGGACCTGACGGCGCGTGAATGGGCATTGTTCGAGGCCTTCGTCCAGCGGCCCAGCGCGTTGTTGTCCAAGTCGCAACTCGAAGAGCGGCTTTATGCCTTTGGCGCTGAAATCGAGAGCAATACCATCGAGGTCTACATCAGCCGGCTGCGCAAGAAACTTGGGCGTGACCTGATTGAAACCGTGCGCGGCATGGGTTATCGGCTGATGTCCGCATGA
- a CDS encoding PepSY domain-containing protein: protein MKSGFIASAVLLSLSLSGYAVADEDCSDPVSDWQPRETLRQQVQQQFGWSVQRIKVDDGCYEIRGLDRKGNAIEASYSPASLHLRKLEIRFKDDGDAGDYLTHPVTE, encoded by the coding sequence ATGAAATCAGGTTTTATTGCCAGTGCCGTGCTGCTGAGTCTTTCGCTCAGTGGTTATGCGGTGGCCGACGAAGACTGCAGCGACCCGGTCTCCGACTGGCAGCCGCGCGAAACGTTGCGCCAGCAGGTTCAGCAGCAATTTGGCTGGAGCGTGCAGCGCATCAAGGTCGACGACGGCTGTTACGAAATCCGCGGCCTGGATCGCAAGGGCAACGCGATCGAAGCCAGTTACTCACCGGCATCCCTGCATCTGCGCAAGCTGGAGATCCGCTTCAAGGACGACGGCGATGCCGGGGATTACCTCACTCACCCCGTTACCGAATGA
- a CDS encoding DUF2271 domain-containing protein, with protein sequence MKKIIAATCLAGAIALPGLAQAREVTLTTQLKDYSGNGAYLAIYVTDGNGQYQKTLWVAGKKAKYYKHLGDWARGSGMNPSEFDGVSGASVGSGRTLKVSVELADTLIDAGYQIRIDSAVEDKRDVRADVSVPLTSKGAGKPAAGSTYVESFTYDL encoded by the coding sequence ATGAAAAAGATCATTGCAGCTACATGCCTCGCCGGCGCCATTGCCCTGCCGGGCCTCGCCCAGGCCCGGGAAGTCACCCTGACCACTCAACTCAAGGACTACAGCGGTAATGGCGCCTATCTGGCGATTTATGTCACCGATGGCAATGGCCAATACCAGAAAACCCTCTGGGTCGCCGGCAAAAAGGCCAAGTACTACAAGCACTTGGGCGATTGGGCCCGCGGTAGCGGGATGAACCCGAGCGAGTTTGACGGCGTCAGCGGTGCCAGCGTCGGCAGCGGACGCACGCTCAAAGTCAGCGTTGAACTGGCGGATACGTTGATCGATGCCGGTTACCAGATCCGAATTGACAGTGCCGTCGAAGACAAACGTGACGTTCGCGCCGATGTCAGTGTCCCGCTGACCTCCAAAGGCGCCGGCAAGCCGGCAGCCGGCAGCACCTACGTCGAGTCCTTTACCTACGATCTGTAG
- a CDS encoding PepSY domain-containing protein gives MLRQLHSLPGLIAALLVMILALSGAMLSVDPALERLHQAPVASGQLNVGQLAGRVASHFSGVEQIQRSASGTVIVYYNQNGQAGAETVDPLTGQGLAPYQPSAFSRWMKDLHRSLFLGTPGHGVAGAGALFMLMLSVSGALLLARRLGGWRNLLRPIRGNFSQRWHAEVGRLVLVGLMLSALSGTFLCATTFELIPDGSAIEPAFPAHVSAGPAMPVANLPALRNVDFNDLRELVYPSPGNPQDVYSLRTAQGDGYVDQGNGALLSYQAHDSTRALYELIYQLHTGQGLWWLGLLLGVCALSVPLMSVTGILLWWRRRKAGPNIRHNSPAHSADSVILVGSESNSTWGFAKTLHDTLHAAGHTVHSAPMNSYANNLGHARQVFILTATHGDGDAPSSASQFLARLAKNGLKPGQPFAVLGFGDRQFARFCQFAHQVEAAMLQAGGTPLLALETINRQSSQEFSRWGQKLGAAMGQELSLNHIPDRPRTHQLELVERIAYGQQVNAPTHVLRFKAVGDLPCFEAGDLVGIVPPGSAEPRFYSLASNSDDGMLEICVRKHPGGVCSGFLHELPEGAPIEAFIQPNPHFRPASGKQPVILIGAGTGIGPLAGFIRNNKARHPMHLYWGGRHPASDFLYEPELNRYLADQRLTRLQAAFSQVQDRSYVQDRLISDAMALRRLIEKGAQVLVCGSREMAKGVMHALDEVLAPLNLSVLTLKAQGRYLEDVY, from the coding sequence ATGCTTCGCCAGCTCCATTCGCTACCCGGCCTGATCGCCGCCCTGTTGGTCATGATTCTGGCCTTGAGCGGCGCCATGCTGTCGGTCGACCCGGCCCTGGAACGTCTGCATCAGGCGCCGGTCGCCAGCGGTCAACTCAACGTCGGCCAACTGGCCGGACGCGTTGCCAGCCACTTCTCCGGCGTGGAGCAGATTCAACGCAGCGCGTCCGGGACCGTGATCGTCTACTACAACCAGAACGGTCAGGCCGGTGCCGAAACGGTCGATCCCCTGACCGGCCAGGGCCTTGCGCCCTACCAGCCTTCCGCCTTTTCACGCTGGATGAAAGACCTGCACCGCTCGCTATTCCTCGGTACGCCGGGGCACGGCGTGGCCGGTGCGGGCGCATTGTTCATGTTGATGCTGTCGGTGTCCGGGGCGCTGTTGCTGGCCCGACGCCTGGGCGGCTGGCGTAACCTGTTGCGGCCCATTCGTGGCAACTTCAGTCAGCGCTGGCATGCCGAAGTCGGGCGTCTGGTGCTCGTGGGCCTGATGCTCTCGGCGCTGAGCGGGACGTTTCTGTGCGCCACCACCTTCGAATTGATTCCGGATGGCAGCGCGATTGAACCGGCGTTCCCCGCCCATGTCAGCGCCGGGCCGGCCATGCCGGTGGCCAACCTGCCGGCCTTGCGCAACGTCGACTTCAATGACCTGCGCGAACTGGTCTACCCCAGCCCTGGCAACCCGCAGGATGTGTATTCCCTGCGCACGGCCCAGGGCGACGGTTATGTCGATCAAGGCAACGGCGCTCTGCTGTCCTATCAAGCCCATGACTCGACGCGTGCGCTCTACGAATTGATTTACCAATTGCACACCGGGCAGGGCCTCTGGTGGCTGGGCCTGTTACTCGGGGTTTGCGCCCTGAGCGTGCCTTTAATGAGCGTTACCGGGATTCTATTGTGGTGGCGCCGCCGCAAGGCCGGCCCGAACATCCGCCACAACAGCCCCGCCCATTCGGCCGACAGCGTGATTCTGGTCGGCAGCGAAAGCAACAGCACCTGGGGCTTTGCCAAGACCCTGCACGACACCTTGCACGCCGCCGGACACACCGTGCACAGCGCGCCGATGAACAGTTATGCGAACAACCTGGGACATGCCCGGCAAGTGTTCATCCTGACCGCGACCCACGGCGACGGCGACGCGCCGTCTTCGGCCTCGCAGTTTCTGGCGCGCCTGGCCAAGAACGGCCTCAAGCCTGGCCAGCCGTTTGCGGTACTGGGTTTCGGTGATCGCCAATTTGCCCGGTTCTGTCAGTTCGCTCATCAGGTTGAAGCGGCGATGCTGCAGGCCGGCGGCACACCGTTGCTGGCGCTGGAGACCATCAACCGTCAGTCCTCCCAGGAGTTCAGCCGTTGGGGCCAGAAACTGGGGGCTGCCATGGGCCAGGAGCTGTCGCTCAACCACATCCCCGACCGGCCGCGCACCCATCAATTGGAACTGGTGGAACGCATCGCCTACGGGCAACAGGTCAACGCACCGACCCACGTTCTGCGCTTCAAGGCCGTGGGCGACCTGCCGTGCTTCGAGGCCGGCGACCTGGTGGGCATCGTACCGCCGGGCAGTGCCGAGCCACGGTTCTATTCCCTGGCCAGCAACTCGGACGACGGCATGCTGGAAATCTGTGTACGCAAACACCCGGGCGGTGTCTGCTCCGGCTTCCTCCATGAGCTGCCCGAAGGCGCACCGATCGAAGCCTTCATCCAGCCCAATCCGCATTTCCGGCCAGCCTCAGGCAAACAACCGGTGATCCTGATCGGTGCCGGCACCGGTATCGGGCCATTGGCCGGTTTTATCCGCAACAACAAGGCCCGTCATCCGATGCATCTGTACTGGGGTGGACGCCACCCGGCGTCGGACTTTCTCTACGAGCCCGAGCTCAACCGCTACCTGGCGGATCAACGTCTGACCCGGTTGCAGGCCGCGTTCTCCCAGGTGCAGGATCGCAGCTACGTGCAAGACCGGCTGATCAGCGATGCGATGGCTTTGCGTCGCCTGATTGAAAAAGGCGCCCAGGTATTGGTGTGTGGCAGTCGCGAGATGGCCAAAGGCGTGATGCACGCCCTCGATGAAGTATTGGCCCCCCTCAACCTGAGCGTGCTGACGCTCAAGGCACAAGGACGCTACCTTGAAGATGTCTACTGA
- a CDS encoding FAD:protein FMN transferase: protein MSTELHRYSLNGETMGSRYTALFYAEPDLSTEAIHHSLARAVSRVDQQMSTWKADSDLNRLNAAPEQQWVSVPKELATVLATALRIARQSGGAFDIAVGDLVHAWGFGPGEPIVTQQPLETPEPRTRTSASAALEVDPQRNQVRKRAPLTLDLNGIAKGFGVDELARCLEGRGITHYLVGIDGEMRARGVKPGGQPWVVALEKPNRGVREVMGVMELGDAAIATSGDYRHWVDVAGQSYAHTMNPATGAPLCNPLAAVTVVAANCMLADAWATALMVLGEIEGPRLAQERGMDALFVLRDGEQFKEISIVGGKRQAQIETR, encoded by the coding sequence ATGTCTACTGAGCTGCACCGCTACAGCCTCAACGGCGAAACCATGGGCAGCCGTTACACCGCCCTGTTCTATGCCGAGCCGGATTTGTCGACCGAGGCCATCCATCACAGCCTGGCGCGTGCCGTCAGCCGGGTGGACCAGCAAATGTCCACCTGGAAAGCGGACTCCGACCTCAATCGCCTCAATGCCGCGCCCGAACAGCAATGGGTATCCGTGCCCAAGGAACTGGCCACGGTGCTGGCCACGGCACTGCGAATTGCTCGGCAATCGGGAGGAGCCTTCGATATCGCCGTCGGTGATCTGGTGCACGCCTGGGGATTCGGTCCCGGCGAACCGATCGTCACGCAACAGCCCCTCGAGACGCCGGAGCCGCGTACCCGCACCTCGGCCAGTGCCGCGCTGGAGGTGGACCCGCAACGCAATCAAGTGCGCAAACGCGCACCGCTGACCCTTGATCTGAACGGCATCGCCAAAGGCTTCGGCGTCGATGAACTGGCCCGTTGCCTCGAAGGCCGGGGCATCACCCACTACCTGGTGGGCATCGATGGCGAGATGCGCGCCCGGGGTGTCAAACCCGGTGGCCAGCCATGGGTCGTGGCGCTTGAAAAACCCAACCGTGGCGTGCGCGAAGTGATGGGGGTGATGGAGCTTGGCGACGCGGCCATCGCCACCTCGGGCGACTATCGGCACTGGGTCGATGTGGCAGGTCAGTCTTATGCACATACCATGAATCCGGCAACCGGAGCCCCGCTGTGCAACCCGCTCGCCGCCGTCACCGTGGTCGCCGCCAACTGCATGCTTGCCGATGCCTGGGCCACGGCGCTGATGGTGCTGGGTGAAATCGAAGGCCCGCGACTCGCTCAAGAACGCGGGATGGATGCCTTGTTCGTGTTGCGCGACGGTGAGCAGTTCAAGGAAATATCGATTGTCGGCGGCAAACGGCAGGCGCAGATTGAAACGCGCTGA
- a CDS encoding VIT1/CCC1 transporter family protein — protein MKFMHRHTESHRSDRIGWLRAAVLGANDGIVSTASLLIGVAAASASHSTLLVTGMAGLMAGAMSMAAGEYISVHSQADTEQADLSRERAELASDPKAEHIELANIYMHRGVSPALAHQVADQLMAHDALGSHARDELGISETLTAKPVQAALASAASFVSGAALPLAVTFIAPEHSVGLWIALMSLVFLAALGAIAAKAGGARVMIGAWRVTFWGALAMGVTALVGRLFGAVV, from the coding sequence ATGAAATTCATGCACAGGCATACCGAGTCTCACCGAAGTGATCGAATTGGCTGGCTTCGTGCCGCCGTGTTGGGGGCCAACGACGGGATTGTCTCCACCGCCAGCCTGCTGATCGGCGTCGCGGCCGCCAGCGCCAGCCATTCCACCCTGCTGGTGACCGGGATGGCGGGATTGATGGCCGGTGCCATGTCCATGGCTGCCGGTGAATACATCTCCGTGCACTCACAGGCCGATACCGAACAGGCAGACCTGTCGCGCGAACGGGCAGAACTGGCCAGCGACCCGAAAGCCGAGCACATCGAACTCGCCAACATTTACATGCATCGGGGTGTCTCACCGGCACTGGCCCATCAAGTGGCCGACCAACTGATGGCCCATGACGCGTTGGGCTCCCACGCCCGAGACGAGCTGGGCATCAGCGAGACCCTGACCGCCAAACCCGTGCAGGCAGCCCTGGCCTCGGCCGCCAGCTTCGTATCGGGTGCCGCCTTGCCGCTGGCCGTGACCTTTATCGCGCCGGAGCACAGCGTGGGCTTATGGATAGCGCTCATGTCGCTGGTGTTTCTAGCCGCCTTGGGAGCCATTGCCGCCAAGGCTGGCGGTGCCAGGGTCATGATCGGCGCCTGGCGAGTGACCTTTTGGGGCGCTCTGGCCATGGGGGTGACCGCCCTGGTGGGGCGTTTGTTCGGCGCGGTGGTCTAG
- a CDS encoding organic hydroperoxide resistance protein, producing MTQLDKVLYTAKTHTTGGRDGASRSSDGILDIKLSSPGAAGGGTNPEQLFAAGWSACFIGAMGVAAKELKVALPKDVAVDTEVDLGTNEGGYLLQARLNVSLPGLDRETAQKLVDTGHKYCPYSKATRNNINVTVKLV from the coding sequence ATGACCCAGCTCGACAAAGTACTGTACACCGCCAAGACCCACACCACGGGTGGTCGCGACGGCGCCTCCCGCAGCTCCGACGGCATTCTGGATATCAAGCTGTCGTCTCCGGGCGCGGCGGGCGGTGGCACCAACCCCGAGCAATTGTTTGCCGCCGGCTGGTCAGCCTGTTTCATTGGCGCGATGGGCGTGGCGGCCAAGGAGCTGAAGGTTGCACTGCCCAAGGACGTGGCCGTCGATACCGAAGTCGACCTGGGCACCAATGAAGGTGGCTACCTGCTTCAGGCGCGGCTGAATGTCAGCCTGCCGGGGCTGGATCGCGAGACCGCGCAGAAACTCGTGGACACCGGGCACAAGTACTGCCCGTATTCAAAAGCCACGCGCAATAACATCAACGTCACGGTCAAGCTTGTCTGA
- a CDS encoding phosphohydrolase translates to MNPVLEFPITDEILTDFALAIGTDLKGYRNHVYRVLNFYCAVSGIQGLPCDAVQIAAAFHDLGLWTDNTLDYLPPSIGLANHYLDTRQRSDLKEQVSALILEHHKVRPYRATHATTVEPFRQADLIDVSLGRVRFGLPRAFIKTVQSTFPDHGFHGMLIKRSARQFLRSPLRPLPMFRW, encoded by the coding sequence ATGAACCCCGTTCTCGAATTTCCCATCACCGACGAAATACTCACCGACTTCGCGCTGGCGATCGGCACCGACCTGAAGGGCTATCGCAATCACGTCTATCGGGTGTTGAATTTCTATTGCGCGGTCAGCGGCATTCAAGGCCTGCCGTGCGACGCGGTGCAGATCGCGGCGGCGTTTCACGACCTGGGCCTCTGGACCGATAACACCCTCGATTACCTGCCGCCTTCGATAGGTCTCGCCAACCACTACCTGGACACCCGGCAACGATCAGACCTGAAAGAGCAAGTGAGTGCATTGATTCTCGAGCACCACAAGGTGCGCCCCTATCGGGCAACGCATGCGACAACAGTCGAGCCTTTCCGCCAGGCCGACCTGATCGATGTATCCCTCGGCCGGGTCCGTTTCGGCCTGCCACGAGCGTTCATCAAGACCGTGCAATCGACCTTTCCCGATCACGGTTTTCACGGGATGCTGATCAAGCGTTCTGCCCGCCAATTCCTCCGTTCCCCGCTGCGTCCGCTGCCCATGTTTCGCTGGTGA
- a CDS encoding DUF3303 domain-containing protein, whose translation MLFIVSWSISPDNRNAVIERFLKTGGAPPAGVTMKGRWHAVGGSAGFGIAEASDVVPIQQWVLDWNDLMSMEVHAALTDEQMAPLLAATVGK comes from the coding sequence ATGTTATTCATAGTCAGCTGGTCGATCAGCCCCGACAACCGCAATGCCGTCATCGAGCGCTTTCTCAAGACCGGCGGCGCTCCACCCGCGGGCGTCACCATGAAGGGACGCTGGCATGCGGTGGGCGGTTCGGCCGGTTTTGGCATTGCCGAAGCCAGTGACGTGGTGCCAATTCAGCAATGGGTGCTGGACTGGAACGACCTCATGAGCATGGAAGTCCACGCGGCATTGACCGATGAACAGATGGCGCCGCTGCTGGCCGCCACTGTCGGCAAATAG
- a CDS encoding arylsulfatase: protein MNRTPFSSLFALPILLTAMALPVMAQAADKSAPNIVVIMGDDIGWSNIGVYNQGMMAGRTPNLDQLANEGMRFTDYYAEASCTAGRANFITGELPIRTGMTTVGQAGSPIGIPAEAVTIATTLKAMGYSTGQFGKNHLGDLNEFLPTVHGFDEFFGYLYHLDAMEDPAHPNYPQELLATVGPRNMVHSWATTTDDTTVMPRWGKVGKQKIEDAGTLYPERMKTIDEEIRDKAFSFIDKAKQDNKPFFVWLNPTRMHIVTHLSDKYEAMRNSQNGWSEQEAGMAQLDDIVGDVMAKLKKDGMDDNTIVVFTTDNGAENFTWPDGGTTPFAMGKGTVMEGGFRVPAIIRWPGKVPANQIANGIMSGLDWFPTLVAAAGNPNITAELLKGKQLGDTTYKVHLDGYDQTSMITGKGPSNRHEIFYFGESALGAVRIDDYKYRFIDQPGGWMGAKVPVDVPFLTNLRLDPFERMGWPENQSAQGSQQYFDWFKFQFWRFVFVQQQVAKLAETAIEFPPMQKGASFNLDSVKAKIAAARAEMAK, encoded by the coding sequence ATGAACCGGACACCATTTTCCTCGTTGTTTGCTCTGCCGATACTGCTGACAGCTATGGCTCTACCCGTCATGGCACAAGCCGCCGATAAATCGGCGCCCAACATTGTGGTCATCATGGGTGACGATATTGGCTGGTCCAATATCGGTGTCTATAACCAGGGCATGATGGCCGGGCGCACACCTAACCTCGACCAACTCGCCAATGAGGGCATGCGTTTTACCGACTACTACGCCGAAGCCAGTTGTACGGCCGGGCGCGCCAACTTCATCACCGGCGAACTGCCGATCCGCACCGGCATGACCACCGTGGGCCAGGCCGGATCGCCCATCGGCATTCCCGCTGAAGCCGTGACCATCGCCACCACGCTCAAGGCCATGGGTTATTCCACCGGCCAGTTTGGCAAGAACCACCTGGGCGACTTGAACGAGTTCCTGCCCACCGTGCACGGTTTTGACGAGTTCTTCGGCTACCTCTACCACCTCGACGCCATGGAAGACCCGGCGCACCCCAACTATCCGCAGGAACTGCTCGCCACAGTGGGCCCACGCAACATGGTCCACAGCTGGGCCACCACCACCGACGATACGACCGTCATGCCGCGCTGGGGCAAGGTCGGCAAACAGAAAATCGAAGACGCCGGCACGCTCTATCCGGAACGCATGAAAACCATCGACGAGGAGATTCGCGACAAGGCCTTTTCCTTCATCGACAAGGCAAAACAGGACAACAAACCGTTCTTCGTCTGGCTCAACCCGACCCGCATGCACATCGTCACGCACCTGTCCGACAAATACGAAGCCATGCGCAACTCGCAAAATGGCTGGTCGGAACAGGAGGCCGGCATGGCCCAGCTCGACGACATCGTCGGCGACGTCATGGCCAAGCTGAAAAAAGACGGCATGGATGACAACACCATCGTGGTGTTCACCACGGACAACGGCGCGGAAAACTTTACCTGGCCAGACGGCGGCACGACCCCGTTTGCCATGGGCAAGGGCACCGTCATGGAAGGCGGGTTCCGGGTGCCGGCCATCATTCGCTGGCCTGGCAAGGTGCCGGCCAATCAGATAGCCAATGGCATCATGTCCGGCCTGGACTGGTTCCCGACCCTGGTCGCGGCGGCAGGCAACCCGAACATCACGGCTGAACTGCTCAAGGGCAAACAACTGGGCGATACCACCTACAAAGTGCACCTGGACGGCTACGATCAGACCTCGATGATCACCGGCAAGGGTCCGTCGAACCGTCACGAAATCTTCTATTTCGGCGAAAGTGCGCTGGGCGCGGTGCGCATTGATGACTACAAATATCGCTTCATCGACCAGCCAGGTGGCTGGATGGGCGCTAAAGTTCCAGTCGACGTACCGTTCCTGACCAACCTGCGACTCGACCCGTTCGAGCGCATGGGTTGGCCGGAAAACCAGTCGGCACAGGGCTCGCAACAGTACTTCGACTGGTTCAAGTTCCAGTTCTGGCGTTTCGTGTTCGTGCAACAACAGGTGGCCAAACTGGCTGAAACCGCGATCGAGTTCCCGCCGATGCAAAAAGGCGCGAGCTTCAACCTCGATTCGGTCAAGGCCAAGATCGCAGCCGCTCGGGCGGAGATGGCCAAGTAA